A genomic region of Phenylobacterium parvum contains the following coding sequences:
- a CDS encoding competence/damage-inducible protein A, with protein sequence MGSPGGDGVVTAAVLIIGDEILSGRTQDTNLRDIARYLGVHGVDLCEARTVPDIQDEIVDALNALRARYDYVITTGGIGPTHDDITADAVAAAFGVGLEEHPDILAMMQSRWGDQLNVARRRMARVPVGGSLVNNPVQGPPGFTIGNVFVLAGVPQIMRGMLEDVGPRLRSGAVVLSRTVRVEGSGEGAIAAPLEAVARAHPDLSLGSYPFFTEGLYGSNLVLRSRDGVELAATVAELIAALRAAGIENVREVEAA encoded by the coding sequence ATGGGCAGCCCGGGCGGAGACGGCGTGGTGACGGCGGCGGTGCTGATCATCGGGGACGAGATCCTGTCCGGCCGCACCCAGGACACCAATCTCAGGGACATCGCCCGGTACCTGGGCGTGCATGGGGTGGACCTGTGCGAGGCCCGGACCGTGCCCGACATCCAGGACGAGATCGTCGACGCCCTGAACGCCCTTCGCGCCCGCTACGACTATGTGATCACCACCGGCGGCATCGGGCCGACCCATGACGACATCACCGCCGATGCGGTGGCGGCGGCCTTCGGGGTCGGACTGGAAGAGCATCCCGACATCCTGGCCATGATGCAGTCCCGCTGGGGCGACCAGCTGAACGTTGCCCGCCGCCGCATGGCGCGGGTGCCGGTAGGCGGGTCGCTGGTGAACAATCCCGTCCAGGGGCCGCCCGGCTTCACCATCGGCAATGTCTTCGTCCTGGCCGGCGTGCCGCAGATCATGCGCGGCATGCTGGAGGACGTCGGGCCCCGGCTTCGCTCGGGCGCGGTGGTCCTGTCCCGCACGGTCCGCGTGGAAGGCTCGGGGGAGGGCGCCATCGCCGCTCCGCTGGAAGCGGTGGCCAGGGCCCATCCCGACCTCAGCTTGGGCAGCTATCCCTTCTTCACGGAAGGCCTCTACGGATCGAACCTGGTCCTGCGCAGCCGCGATGGGGTCGAACTGGCCGCCACCGTCGCGGAGCTGATCGCCGCCCTCCGGGCCGCGGGCATCGAGAATGTCCGCGAGGTCGAGGCGGCCTGA
- the map gene encoding type I methionyl aminopeptidase, translated as MNQSEIAQIEHKTGEIRLHGPEGFEGMRRAGRLAAECLDMLTPHVKPGVVTEDLDRLAREFILDHGGLPACLGYRGYRHTLCISVNHVVCHGIPSERTLREGDIANIDVTVIVDGWHGDTSRMYGVGKVPARARRLVEVTYEALQKGIDVVRPGATTGDIGAAIQAWVESQRCSVVRDFCGHGLGRVFHDAPNILHYGHKGTGEVLKPGMFFTIEPMVNLGKWQVKILADGWTAVTRDKSLSAQCEHSIGVTETGCEIFTASPTGQFQPAIEAG; from the coding sequence ATGAACCAGAGCGAAATCGCCCAGATCGAGCACAAGACCGGGGAAATCCGGCTCCACGGCCCCGAGGGCTTCGAAGGCATGCGCCGGGCCGGACGCCTGGCCGCAGAATGCCTCGACATGCTGACGCCGCACGTCAAGCCGGGCGTCGTAACCGAGGACCTGGACCGCCTGGCCCGGGAGTTCATCCTCGACCATGGCGGCCTGCCCGCCTGCCTGGGCTATCGCGGCTATCGCCACACCCTCTGCATCTCGGTCAATCACGTGGTCTGCCACGGCATCCCCTCCGAGCGCACCCTGAGGGAGGGCGACATCGCCAATATCGACGTCACCGTGATCGTCGACGGCTGGCACGGCGACACCTCGCGCATGTACGGCGTCGGCAAGGTCCCGGCCCGGGCACGCCGCCTGGTGGAAGTCACCTACGAGGCCCTCCAGAAGGGCATCGATGTTGTCCGCCCCGGGGCGACCACCGGCGACATCGGCGCGGCCATCCAGGCCTGGGTGGAATCCCAGCGCTGCTCGGTGGTGCGGGACTTCTGCGGCCATGGCCTGGGCCGCGTCTTCCACGATGCGCCCAACATCCTGCACTATGGCCACAAGGGGACAGGCGAGGTCCTGAAGCCCGGCATGTTCTTCACCATCGAGCCCATGGTGAACCTCGGCAAGTGGCAGGTGAAGATCCTGGCCGACGGCTGGACGGCGGTGACCCGCGACAAGTCCCTCTCGGCCCAGTGCGAGCACTCCATCGGCGTAACCGAGACCGGGTGCGAGATCTTCACCGCTTCTCCCACCGGACAGTTCCAACCGGCCATCGAAGCCGGCTGA
- the sfsA gene encoding DNA/RNA nuclease SfsA, with product MDFPAPLIPATFLRRYKRFFADVVLADGTEITAHCPNPGAMLGLNAPGLPAWLSVSDNPKRKLTHTLELVEADGGLVGVNTLLPNRLVAEALEAGTIPELASYASVRREVKYGKASRIDFLLEDPARGRCWLEVKNVHLMRRPGLAEFPDCVAARSTRHLEELADQVAAGDRAVALFVIQRMDCEAFSACAELDPAFARGLEAAAAAGVEVMAWACEVAPSGVRIVRPLRWRG from the coding sequence ATGGACTTCCCCGCCCCCCTGATCCCGGCCACCTTCCTGCGGCGCTACAAGCGCTTCTTCGCCGATGTCGTGCTGGCCGACGGGACGGAGATCACCGCCCACTGTCCCAACCCCGGCGCCATGCTGGGCCTGAACGCCCCCGGCCTCCCCGCCTGGCTGTCGGTGTCCGACAATCCCAAGCGCAAGCTGACCCACACGCTGGAGCTCGTGGAGGCCGACGGCGGCCTGGTGGGCGTCAACACCCTGTTGCCCAACCGCCTCGTGGCCGAAGCCCTTGAGGCGGGGACAATCCCCGAGCTCGCCAGCTACGCCTCCGTCCGGCGGGAGGTGAAGTACGGCAAGGCCAGCCGGATCGACTTCCTGCTGGAGGACCCGGCGCGCGGCCGGTGCTGGCTGGAGGTCAAGAACGTCCACCTGATGCGCAGGCCGGGCCTCGCCGAGTTTCCCGACTGCGTGGCGGCCCGCTCGACCCGCCACCTCGAGGAGCTTGCCGACCAGGTCGCCGCCGGCGACCGGGCCGTCGCCCTCTTCGTCATCCAGCGGATGGACTGCGAGGCCTTCAGCGCCTGCGCCGAGCTCGACCCGGCCTTCGCCCGGGGCCTCGAAGCGGCGGCCGCCGCCGGGGTGGAGGTCATGGCCTGGGCCTGCGAGGTCGCGCCCTCCGGCGTCCGCATCGTCCGCCCCCTGCGCTGGCGCGGTTGA
- a CDS encoding AGE family epimerase/isomerase, which translates to MSLYPVIMCGGSGVRLWPVSRPERPKPFARLMGGARTAFQETALRAAPLGPLLVIAGADHGGLIREQLAELGLSAQVLLEPEPRDSAPAMAAAAIHLLRRDEEAVMVVLAADHNVPDAAAFRDTVVRAAPFSRAGRIVTLGVAPTFPATGYGYIRPGRGDTVRTVDAFIEKPDAARAAALIAEGCLWNSGNFIVPATTLAYELGRLAPEVLEAAEAAVETATGPEDGLRLGEVFRTAPKISIDYAVMEKTSRAMVAAADFAWSDVGAWDVVHALSERDADDNRLEGRVEAEGVSGSYIRADGGAEAVVVGLSGIAVVADAGRVLVAPLSDSQAVKRGVERLQARGPAGFSTLAEAAGWFGLWLRTAALPVWWSLGADRERGGFVEAIAQDGSPQPAPRRGRVQGRMIFSFAQAGMMGWSGPWREAARHALAGMKADFLRPDGLVRTLVGLDGRPLDDTPHVYDQAFALLGLASLRQAGESAGEALDLAHRLRDGLEALRHPAGGFRESGDQPFQANAHMHLLEASLAWEEVGEAGWGRLSDEIASLALGAFIDHRGVLSEFFDADWRRADGDDGRLVEPGHQFEWAWLLDRWGRARGRADGQLAARALHEAGRQGVDPRRACAVNALWQDLTVRDGWARLWPQTEFLKSALALGETEDALQAAAGLRRYLDTPVRGLWRDRQGPTGGFAPGDAPATSLYHIVGAIRQLEELSPALSA; encoded by the coding sequence GTGAGCCTTTACCCCGTCATCATGTGCGGCGGGTCGGGGGTGCGCCTCTGGCCCGTCTCCCGGCCCGAACGTCCCAAGCCCTTCGCCCGGCTCATGGGCGGGGCCCGCACCGCCTTCCAGGAGACGGCGCTCCGGGCGGCGCCCCTGGGGCCCCTGCTGGTCATCGCCGGGGCGGACCATGGCGGCCTGATCCGCGAGCAACTGGCCGAGCTGGGCCTGTCCGCCCAGGTCCTGCTGGAGCCTGAGCCGAGGGATTCCGCGCCGGCCATGGCCGCGGCGGCGATCCACCTCCTGCGCCGCGACGAGGAGGCGGTGATGGTGGTGCTGGCCGCCGACCACAATGTCCCGGACGCGGCGGCCTTCCGGGACACGGTCGTCCGCGCCGCGCCCTTTTCCCGGGCCGGGCGGATCGTGACCCTGGGCGTCGCGCCGACCTTTCCGGCGACGGGCTACGGCTACATCCGGCCCGGCCGTGGCGATACGGTCCGCACGGTCGACGCCTTCATCGAGAAGCCGGACGCCGCGCGCGCCGCCGCCCTGATCGCCGAGGGCTGCCTTTGGAACAGCGGTAACTTCATCGTTCCCGCCACCACCCTGGCCTATGAGCTGGGCCGGCTGGCGCCGGAGGTGCTGGAGGCGGCCGAGGCGGCGGTGGAGACGGCCACCGGGCCCGAGGACGGCCTGCGGCTGGGCGAAGTTTTCCGGACCGCGCCAAAGATCTCCATCGACTACGCCGTCATGGAAAAGACCTCCCGCGCCATGGTCGCCGCAGCGGACTTCGCCTGGTCCGACGTGGGCGCCTGGGACGTGGTCCACGCCCTCTCCGAACGGGACGCCGACGACAACCGCCTTGAGGGCCGTGTCGAGGCCGAGGGGGTCAGCGGGTCCTACATCCGCGCCGACGGCGGCGCTGAGGCGGTGGTCGTGGGACTGTCCGGCATCGCCGTGGTGGCGGACGCAGGCAGGGTTCTGGTGGCGCCCCTGTCGGACAGCCAGGCGGTGAAGCGGGGGGTCGAGCGCCTACAGGCCCGGGGACCCGCCGGGTTCTCCACCCTGGCCGAGGCGGCCGGCTGGTTCGGGCTCTGGCTGCGGACCGCGGCCCTGCCGGTCTGGTGGAGCCTCGGCGCCGACCGGGAGCGGGGCGGCTTCGTGGAGGCCATCGCCCAGGATGGATCGCCCCAACCGGCTCCCCGCCGCGGGAGGGTCCAGGGCCGGATGATCTTCAGCTTCGCCCAGGCCGGGATGATGGGCTGGAGCGGGCCCTGGCGGGAGGCGGCCCGTCACGCCCTGGCCGGCATGAAGGCGGATTTCCTGCGGCCGGACGGGCTGGTGCGCACCCTGGTCGGGCTGGACGGTCGCCCCCTGGACGATACGCCCCACGTCTACGACCAGGCCTTCGCCCTGCTGGGCCTGGCCAGCCTGCGGCAGGCCGGAGAGTCGGCCGGCGAGGCCCTCGACCTCGCCCACCGCCTGCGTGATGGGCTCGAGGCGCTCCGGCATCCGGCGGGTGGGTTCCGGGAATCAGGCGACCAGCCTTTCCAGGCCAACGCCCACATGCACCTGCTAGAGGCCTCGCTGGCCTGGGAGGAGGTGGGGGAGGCCGGCTGGGGGAGGCTGTCCGACGAAATCGCCAGCCTGGCCCTGGGCGCCTTCATCGACCATCGCGGGGTGCTGTCTGAGTTCTTTGACGCCGACTGGCGCCGCGCGGATGGCGACGACGGCCGGCTGGTGGAACCGGGCCACCAGTTTGAATGGGCCTGGCTTCTCGACCGTTGGGGCCGGGCCCGCGGCCGGGCCGACGGCCAGCTGGCGGCGCGCGCCCTGCACGAGGCCGGACGCCAGGGCGTGGACCCGCGCCGGGCCTGCGCGGTGAACGCCCTCTGGCAGGACCTTACCGTCCGGGACGGCTGGGCCCGGCTCTGGCCGCAGACGGAGTTCCTGAAATCCGCCCTCGCCCTGGGCGAGACCGAGGACGCCCTTCAGGCGGCGGCGGGCCTGCGCCGGTATCTCGACACCCCAGTGCGGGGACTGTGGCGTGACCGCCAGGGACCCACAGGGGGATTCGCGCCGGGGGATGCGCCGGCGACCTCGCTCTACCATATCGTCGGGGCCATCCGGCAGCTGGAGGAACTATCCCCAGCACTTTCGGCTTAA